The following are from one region of the Natronosporangium hydrolyticum genome:
- the murG gene encoding undecaprenyldiphospho-muramoylpentapeptide beta-N-acetylglucosaminyltransferase, giving the protein MSRVISSVVLAGGGTGGHVFPLLAFADCLRRHNPEIRITCLGTPRGLENELIPPRGYDLRHVPAYQLPRSVSLDLMRTPDRMWRSAKAAGEILDEVEAQVVVGFGGYVAVPAYLAAWRREMPSVIHEVNVPPGVANRLAMKLTPHVAVGFPHQLNQVKSLRNARLVGVPLRRSITGLDRAARRAEARARLGLRPDAPVLFVFGASQGARSINLAMAGAAKAVTAAGVQVLHVIGARNEDVEIPAGLPMPYVSVKFLDEMELGYAAADLVLSRGGAMTCAELAAVGLPAVYVPYPHSNQEQRRNALPVVEAGGGLLVDDDQLTPDWIEKHVLPLLGDPARLAAMGVAAAAYGRRDGDEALREFVLEVVPG; this is encoded by the coding sequence TTGAGCAGGGTAATCAGCTCCGTGGTGCTCGCCGGTGGCGGCACCGGTGGGCACGTCTTCCCGCTGCTGGCCTTCGCAGACTGTCTGCGGAGGCACAACCCGGAGATCCGGATCACCTGCCTGGGCACGCCCAGAGGTCTGGAGAACGAGTTGATCCCCCCGCGCGGCTACGATCTGCGACACGTGCCTGCCTACCAGTTGCCGCGGTCGGTGAGTCTTGACCTGATGCGTACGCCGGACCGGATGTGGCGGTCGGCGAAGGCGGCCGGCGAGATCCTGGACGAGGTCGAGGCGCAGGTGGTGGTGGGCTTCGGCGGCTACGTGGCGGTCCCCGCCTACCTCGCCGCCTGGCGCCGGGAGATGCCTTCGGTGATCCACGAGGTGAACGTGCCGCCCGGCGTCGCGAACCGGTTGGCGATGAAGCTGACCCCGCATGTCGCGGTCGGCTTCCCGCACCAGCTGAACCAGGTCAAATCGCTGCGTAACGCCCGGTTGGTCGGGGTGCCGCTGCGGCGCAGCATCACCGGGCTCGATCGGGCCGCCCGGCGGGCGGAGGCCCGGGCCAGGTTGGGGCTGCGCCCGGACGCTCCGGTGCTCTTCGTCTTCGGTGCCTCCCAGGGCGCCCGGTCGATCAACCTGGCGATGGCCGGTGCGGCGAAGGCGGTCACCGCCGCCGGGGTGCAGGTGCTACACGTGATCGGCGCTCGCAATGAGGATGTTGAGATCCCGGCGGGGCTGCCGATGCCGTACGTGAGCGTCAAGTTCCTGGATGAGATGGAGCTGGGGTATGCGGCCGCGGATCTCGTGCTCTCCCGCGGCGGGGCGATGACCTGTGCCGAGCTGGCGGCGGTGGGGCTGCCAGCGGTCTATGTGCCGTACCCGCACAGCAATCAGGAGCAGCGCCGTAACGCGCTGCCGGTGGTGGAGGCCGGCGGCGGGTTGCTCGTCGACGACGACCAGCTCACTCCGGACTGGATCGAGAAGCACGTCTTGCCGTTGTTGGGCGATCCGGCCCGGCTCGCCGCGATGGGCGTTGCCGCGGCCGCCTACGGTCGCCGTGACGGTGACGAGGCGCTGCGAGAGTTCGTCCTCGAAGTGGTGCCAGGGTGA